The genomic interval CACGCGCACCTCTCGCACGCCCGTCGCCACGTCTCCCTGCATCAGCCGATCCAGCTCGAGCTGCCGAATGGCCTCCTCTTCGCCGCCGGCGGCCTGGCTCAACATCTGCCTCGCCGCGCGATTCATCATCAACACCTGCCCGGACGAATCGAGCACGATCACGCCCTCGCCCATCGACGTGATGACGGCGCGCAGCCGTTCCTGCTCCAACCGGTTCGCCGCGATCGCCTCTTCGAGCTCGTCCGCGAGGTGGTTGATGGACGCGACGAGATCGCCGATTTCGTCGTTGCTCATCGCCTCGAGGCGCTGCGAGAAGTCTCCTCGCGCCATCACCTCCGCCTGTCGCGTCACCTCCATCACCGGGCGCGTCAGGGCACGGGCGACGATGGCTCCGAGGATCATGACGATGGCCAGAACAGCGATGGAACCGGTGTAGAAGATGGTGGTGGCTTGGTGGATGGTCTCGTAGGTGGACTGGATGGACAGGACGTATTCGAGCACGCCGAGATAGGTCCCGTGCAGCGTCACGGGCACAGCCACGGCAAGCAGGTGGCTCTTCGACAGGGGATCGTAGCGCACGGACTGCGCAAACGTGTGGTGAAGCAGCGCCTGCGTGGCGACGGAGTCAATCCGCTTCTGCCCCACGAGCGCGCCGCCGGCGGTGGTGTACATCACGTAGCCGCTTTGGTTGAGCACGTACACGGTGCCGTTCAGGAACTGGGGCACCGACTGGAGCAGATTCGACACCGCACTGTTGGACACGCGCGCGCCAGGCGCGAGTTCCGGCGCGATGAGTGTCGCCATGAGCTGCGCCTGCGTGCGCGCGGTCTGCGCCTGATTGCGCACGAGCGAGGACGTCAGCGCCTGGACGAAGTACGCGCCGATGAGCTCCACGGCGAACAGGATGAGCAGCGTGTAGACCATGACGAGCTTCACGCGCAGGCTTCGGAACCGCATCATTCATTCCTCACATAGTACCCGACGCCGCGGCGCGTCAACACGTACCGCGGCTGGCTCGGATCGGGTTCCAGCTTCTCCCGCAGTCGGCGGATGGTCACGTCCACCGCCCGGGTGTCGCCCACGTAGTCGCTGCCCCAGACCTGGTCCACCAGCTGATCGCGCGTGAACACGCGGCCCGGATGCGCGGCGAGAACAGCGAGCACCTGAAACTCTCGGTGCGTGAGTGGAATCGGCTGCCCCGCCTTGGTGACGGTGTATTCGGCGAGATCAATCACCAAGTCCTGCACCACGTACCGCTCGTTCTCCTTGTGCTCCCGCAGGACGTCCGATGCGCGCCGCAGGTTCGCCTTGACGCGCGCCACAAGCTCGCGCGTGCTGAATGGCTTCGTCACGTAGTCGTCCGCCCCAAGCTCCAGCCCGAGCACTTTGTCGACCTCGTCGTCTTTCGCCGTGAGGATGATCACCGGAACGCCCGAGGCCTGGCGGATCGCCCGGAGCACATCGAAGCCGTCCACCTCCGGCAACATCACGTCGAGCAGGATCAGGTCCGGCTGGAGGGCTCGCCAGCGCTCTAAGGCCTCCGCCCCGTCGTACGCGCAGGAGACCCGGTAGCCCTCTCGCTCCAGCGCAAAGCGGAGGATGTTTGCGATGGGCTCCTCGTCTTCGACCACCAGGATGTGCGCAGGCATGTGGTTCCCTCCTTTCAGGACGATCTCGCCCAGACGATGCGCGGGTGGGAGAGCACCGTCGCGTAGGATCCCATGTTCTGCAGGAGAACGTCGTACGGATCCGACACGGTCATGGCGCCGAGATCGGGCTCATAGGCGCCCACGTCGATCACGGGCGGGCCAAACCACCAGCTCTTCACGGTGATGTACGCCGTCACGCGCGGCGGGAGGTACGCCGCCGCGTAAGCCGGGATGTCGTACACATAGGCGAATCGGGCCCAGAACACGAACATGAGCGCGACGGCGAATGCGGCGAGCGCCCGCGTCCAAAACCGCAGGCTGCGTATCGCCCGCCACGCCCGCACGCGCCGCATGCGCCGTCTCCGCCGCCTCTTCCGGCGCTTGCGCGCCTTTTCCATCAGCTTTCGCCGTTCCCGGCGAGTCAGGCGGCGCTCACCCTCCGCCAAGTCCATCGCCGAGTACGGGAGATCCGTCCGCTGTTCGTTCATGGCTCCGCGTGTGCACGTTCGAGATTCACGAACTTGTTGAAGTTCTTCAGGAACACGAGCTCGATTTTGCCCGTCGGCCCGTTGCGCTGCTTGGCGATGATGACCTCGACGACGTTCGGATTCTCCGTGTCGGGGTTGTAGTAGTCATCGCGGTACAGAAAGGCCACCACGTCCGCGTCCTGTTCGATGGATCCCGACTCTCGGATATCCGACAGCATCGGGCGCTTGTCCTGGCGCTGCTCCACGGATCGGCTGAGCTGGGCCAGGGCGAGAATCGGCACCTCGAGCTCGCGCGCCAACTGCTTGAGCGAACGCGAAATGTCGGAGATCTCCTGCTGGCGGTTCTCCCCGGCCATCCGCCGCCCGTGGATGAGCTGCAGGTAGTCGATCACGACAAACCCGAGCCCGTGCTCCAGCTTGAGGCGCCTAAGCTTGCTCCGCATCTCGGGCACCGTGATGCCCGGCGTGTCGTCGATGTAGATGGGCGAATTGCTGAGCGTGGTCACGCCCATGGACAGCTTCGGCCAATCCTCATCATCGAGGGTTCCGTTCCGGAGCTTGTGGCCATCGATGAACGCCTCCGCGCAAAGCATGCGCTGCACAAGCTGATCCTTCGACATCTCGAGCGAGAAGATGGCGACCGGCAGTCCGGCCCGGACGGCGACATTTTGCGCGATATTGAGGGCAAACGCCGTCTTCCCCACCGAAGGGCGCGCCGCGACAATGATGAGATCCGACTTCTGAAAGCCGCTCGTCATCCGGTCGAGATCGCTGTAGCCGGTGGGCACGCCGGTGATGTTGCCGTCGCTCTCGTACAGCTGCTCGATCCGTTCGAACGTCGTCTGCAGCACGTCGGAGATGTGGGTGAAATCCCGCGTCCGCTGGTGCTGGCTGAGCTCGAGCACCAGCCGCTCCGCATCCGCCAGCACCTCCATCGCAGACGCGTCCGGCTCGTACGCCGCCTCCGCGATGCGCGTGCCCGCGGAGATGATCCGCCTGAGCAGCGCCTTCTCCCGGACGATCTCGGCGTAATGCACGACGTGAAGCGCGGTGGGCATCATCGCGGCGAGATCGGCCAGATACTCCGGCCCACCGACCGCGTCGAGGACGTCGCCGTACGTGCGCAGCCGCGACGCCACCGTGATGATGTCGACCGGATCGCCCGCCTCGTACACCTCGCGGATAGCGCGGTAGATGGCCTGGTGGGCGGAGCGATAGAAGTCGTCCGCCTCGAGGATCTCCATCGCTTCGACGACCGCGTCAGGCGAAATGAGCATGGCGCCAAGAACCGCCTGCTCCGCCTCCAGGTTGTGCGGCGGCATGCGAAGTGCCGCCTCAGCCTCCCTATCGCGCCACAGCGTCTCCTCTGCCGCCATGGCGTTTCTCACTCCGCTTCTACGTAGACCAGGATCTGCACGTGCACCTCGGGATGGAGCTTGATGGTCACCTTGTGGCCTCCGAGCGACTTGATGGGATCCGGCAGCGAAATTTTCCGCTTGTCGACCTCAAACCCTTGCTCCTTCAGCGCATCCGCGATGTGTTTCGTCGTGATCGCGCCAAACAGGCGGCCGTCCTTCCCCACCTGCGAGCGAATGGTGACCTTCAGATTGTCGAGGCGCTGCGCCAACGCTTTCGCGTCCGCCAGTTCCTGCGCCTTCAACCGCTCTTCCTTACGCCGCTTTTCTTCGAGCGCCTTGAGCGCCTGCGGCGTGGCTTCTTCGGCCAGCTTGCGAGGGAACAAGAAGTTTCTCGCGTACCCTTCGCTGACTTCCTTGATTTCGCCCTGTTTGCCCTGTCCTTTCACGTCTTGAAGCAGGATGACCTTCACAGCGGCCACCTCCCTGTACCCTAGATCCTAACGGCTGCCCGCGTCACGCGCAAAGCCATCGAGGTCTGCGCGCCGACGCGCGCGAAGCGGCGCCATTACCACCGAGTCTTGAGATATTGGACGACCTCCTGCGCAGCCTGCTGGCGATCGCTCTCGGGGTCGAGCGGCATCCCCTCCAGCGCGACGACCACTTCCCGGTCCAGCCGCTCGGGCGGAATGCCAAGCTCCTGGGCCATCACGTAGGCGATCCCGACGACCTGCGCCAGCGACTCCACGAACATCGCGTGATTCCCCGTGTGGGCGTGCCGCATGACGTCCACGACCTGTTGCAAAAGATCGATCTGTTCGTGCTCGACGGCCCGAAGGCGCTTCATCAGCACGTCTTCGATGCTCTCAGCCACGGCCATTCCCCCAGACGCCCGCGATTCGGCTTCATTCCACTTCCACAGGCTAGACAGGAAGTCCTGCATGAAGGGGCACCACGGGATTCGGGGGCATCTCGCTCCGCCGGACGAAGGTCGAGCGCGCGCGCAAAACGACAAAGGGCCGCTCGCCGGCGGCCCATGCCACCCCGAACGGCCCTTGGCGCATCTTCACTCCGTGGTGTACGGCAGGAGCGCAACCTGACGCGCCCGCTTGATGGCAACCGTCACCTGGCGCTGATGGCGCGCGCAGTTGCCCGTGATACGGCGTGGCAAGATCTTGCCTCGCTCCGTCAAAAACTTGCTGAGGCGGGCCACATCCTTGTAGTCCGCGTAATCGATCTTGTCAACGCAGTACTGGCACACCTTACGGCGCTTGCCGCCGCGTCCCTTGCGTGGCATCGTGTCCCCTCCTTCGCGCGCTGTTGCCGCCGGCCATCGCCGCGGCCATGCGCTTCGCATGGAGATCCAGCGCGATGGTCAAAACGGAAGATCATCTTCGGAGATATCGATCAACTGACTGTCATCCGCGAACGGATCGTCTTCAAACGGAGGCGCCGACGAAGGCGTCGGCCGCTGCTGCCGAGTTTGCGCGCCGGCCGCACTGTAGCCCGACCCCTGGGCCTGATCCGGACCGCGGTCCAGGAACCTCACCGTTTCGGCGACCACTTCGGCCACGCGAACGCGCTGCCCGTCGCGATTGTCGTAGCTCCGGATCTGCAGCCTGCCGTCGACCGCCGCGAGTCTCCCCTTCTGGAGATATTGCGCCACGATCTCGGCCTGCTTCTGCCACACCACGACGTTGATGAAATCGGTCTGGCGTTCACCGTTCGGTCCAGATCGCATGCGGTCCACGGCGAGCGTGAACGACGCGACGGCCGTGCCGTTGTTGGTGTATCGCAATTCCGGATCCGCCGTCAGGCGGCCGATCAGAATCACTCGGTTCAGCATGCTCGTCCCCTCCGCGTTCACTCACCGACGCGGACCGTCAAATAACGAATCACGTTGTCGTCGATGCGCATGAGGCGTTCGAGCTCTTTCGGCGTTTCCGTGTCGCACGTGAACTTCATGAGCACATAGTAGCCTTCACGGTGGCCGTCGATCTCGTACGCCAAACGGCGCTTCCCAATCTCCTGAAGTTCGTCGATTTGACCGCCCTTGTCAGTGACAATGGACTGGTATCGCTGAATCACCTCTGCGGTCTGCTCAGCTTCCAGCGAGGGATTCACGATGTACATCGTCTCGTACTGGCGCATCCCGTGACACCTCCTTCTGGTCTAATGGCCCCCCGGTGGGAGCAAGGATGGCGCGCCACAAAAATGTGTGCACCGACGATCCATGCTAGCACGATCCGCCCGCTCGCACAAGATCCGCCGTCTGGAAGCAGTTGGCGAAGCCCAGCGTGCTCTCATGGCGTTCTGGCACATCGCTCACCTGTGCGGGCCATGGTTTGTCCAACCGAGCCCCGCGACGCACACGCGGCCATGGTTCGTGCAGTAGGCTACCGAGCCCCGCGACTCACACGTTGAAGCGGAAGTAGCACACGTCGCCGTCCTGAACGACGTAGTCCTTCCCTTCCAAGCGGATCTTCCCCTGTTCTCGAGCCGCCTGAAAGCTTCCGGCCGCGACGAGATCGTCGTAGGCGATCACTTCTGCCCGGATGAAGCCGCGCTCGAAGTCGGAGTGGATCACGCCGGCGGCTTGCGGCGCTTTCGTTCCTTTGCGTATGGTCCAGGCCCGGACCTCGGGTTCGCCCGCCGTGAAGAACGTGATGAGCCCGAGCAGTTGATACGCCTTGCGAATCAAGCGATGAAGGCCCGGCTCTTCGAGGCCGAGATCGCGCAGGAACGTATCGCGGTCCTCGCCCTCGAGCTCCGCCACCTCCGATTCGAGCTGTGCGCACACCACGACCACTTCCGAGCCCTCGGACTTGGCTCTCGCCTCGACCTGTTGAACGTAGGGATTCGAAGAGGGATCCAGGATGTCATCTTCCCCGACGTTGGCCGCGTACAGCACCGGCTTTGCGGTCAGCAGGTGAAGATCCCGGAGGATGCTCGCCTCTTCCTCGTTCAACTCGACCGATCTCGCCGGCCGCTCGGATTCCAGCGCAGCCTGAATTCGCTCGAGCGCCTCCACCTCGATTTTGAAGCGCTTGTCGCCGCTCTTCATGTTCTTGCGGGCGCGGTCCAAACGCTTCGCCACCGTTTCCAAGTCCGCGAGAATGAGCTCCACGTTGATGATGTCGATATCCCGAAGGGGATCCACCGTGCCGGCGACGTGCGTGATATCGCTGTTTTCAAAGCAGCGCACCACGTGCACAATGGCGTCCACTTCGCGGATGTGTGCGAGAAATCGGTTGCCGAGACCTTCGCCCTGGCTCGCGCCCTTTACGAGTCCCGCGATATCGACGAACTCAAAGGCCGTCGGAACAATCCGTTTCGGATGGACGATGTCCGCGAGCACCTGGAGCCGAGGATCTGGCACCTCGACCACGCCCACATTCGGGTCAATCGTGCAAAAGGGATAATTCGCCGCCTCCGCGCCGGCCTTGGTGATGGCGTTGAACAGTGTGGACTTGCCGACGTTCGGCAGGCCGACGATCCCAGCCTGAAGTGACATGTTGACACCTCGCCGCCTTGTTTGCAGGATTAAGTATAGAGATTCAGCCGAAGTTCGACAAAGCTGTCGGGGAGAATTCTTGTCCATGTTGTACGAATGCGCGCATAAAATGTGAATGCGCACCGTTCCGGGACATCTGTCCGGATAAACATTCTCCCCGTTGGAATACTCATCATCAGAGGAGGTGATAGCGATGCTGCGTCGGCTCTTGCGCCGCCTTCGCGTTCGCAAATTGTCGCCCAAGGCGCTGGCCTGCGAGCCAAAGCGCGCCTCCGTCTCGACTGCCCGCGCGTATCCCATGGCTTCATGATCGGGCGTGCCACCGGCCTCGTCATATGCACCCATGACACACCCGTTATTTCCATTCAGACTTGGCGCGCGAGAGCTTCCTTCCCGGACGCTCTCGCGTTTTCATCGAGAGCGAAAGCGACCTTCTCCACGTCGCACAGGCAGTCGTAGAGCGCCGCCTGGATGCCAAAGTCGGCCAGGCCGTCCGAGGTGAAGTCGTTCAGGGTTACGCCCTGCCCGTGCCACCCAATCTCCATCCGCACCACGCGAGGGTGCCCCTCGGCCTGAACCCGAGCCCGCGCGATCACGCTCGCCTTCTTGTTTCGAACCCTCACCCAGTCTCCGTCCTGGATGCCGCGCTCCGCTGCGACTCCCAAACCCAGTTCTGCAATAGGATGCGGTCCCTTCGCCTCCGGCAGCGTGTCGCGCTGCGACATCTGCCACTTCCGTGGGTGCACGGTCAGCAGGGTGTACGGCAGGTCTGCATCCTCCGGAAACCGACCCACTTCGATGCGCGCGACGGCCGAATGCCCATCTCGCACGGCGAGGGACGAGGCGAACTCGAACTTGCCGCTCGGGGTGAGGAATCGCCCGTCCTGCCATGACACACTCGGAACCTCGAGCCGGACAAATCCGCGTTCCCTCAGTTCCTCCAACTTGCCCTCCGGCCAGCGCCTGAGCGCCTGGCGGATCCAAGTGTCCACATCGCCCTCCATGATCTCCGGGCGCCCGAGAGCCGCTGCGAGATCGCGAAAGATCTGCCATTCCGGCCTGGCCTCGCCGCGGGGCGGCACAACCGGGCGAGCGTAGCTGACGTAATCGTGCCACATGGTGGTGTACACCACGTCCTCTTCCTCGAGCACGTTCGTGCACGGCAGCACGTAATCCGCACATTCCGCCGTGGCCGTCATGAACGTGTCGATCACGACCTTGCAGCGAATCCGGTCCATGGCCTCGCGGAGACGGCCGCTGTCGGGCACCTGCGCAACCGGGTTGCTGCGCGTGACAAACATCACCTGTATCGGCGGATCGGCCGCGAGCAAATCCGCGGCCAGCGTGGGGCGCAGCATCTCGCGCACATTCGCCCCGCGCCGATTCGTGATGGCCTCCTCATCGTAAAACCGGCCCAGTTGCCGCTGCGCGTAGTTCACGCCGCCCCCCGGAACGCCGACGTGGCCCGTGGCTGCGGCAAGCGCGTCGATGGCGCGGATGGTCTGTCCGCCCTGCGCGTATCGCTGCATGCCGATGCCGAGCAGCGTGCAGACGGGCCTCGTTTTCCCATACAGCTCCGCCAGAAACCGAATGTCTTCGACAGGCACGTCCGTCCATCGCGCCACTTCGTCGAGATCGTACCGGTCCAGATCCGAAGCCAGGTCCTCCCATCCAACGGCGCGATCGCGCAAGAACGCGTGATCAAGCCAGCCCTCGTCGCGGCAGATGCGAAGCGCCGCTAAGGCCAACAGGCCGTCCGTGCCCGGGCGAGGATAGATGGCCTTGTCAGCGCGCCGCGCCAAATCCTGCGGCAACGCGCTGATGACGACGAGCTTGGCGCCCCTTGTCTGTGCCTCGCGAATGAACGGGATCATGTGCACGTTCGTGTTGGCCACGTTGCGGCCCCACACCACAATGGCCTCCGCGTGCTGGGCCATGTCTTCGGGCGCATGGCTGTTGGCCTGCCCGAAATCGTAGGTCTGGGCCCGGATGCCCGCGTCCCAACACAGGCTGCCGATGGCTTCCGAGCAGCCTCCGAGCCCGTAGAAGAAGCGCTGGTTCAAGGACTTGAGCAAACCGCCAGATCCCCAGTCGTAGTAATGCAAAATCCCGTGATGCCCCACCTCTTCGAGCGTCCGCCGAACCTCTTGGGCAATTTCGCGCATCGCCTGCTCCCACGAGATGGGGATCCATTCATCCCCTTCCCGCTTCAGCGGTTGAAGCACGCGATCGCGGCTGTTCCGCCGAACCGCGAGCTGCCGCCCGCGGTTGCAGATGGTGCCGCGCGTGATGGGATGCTCGGGGTTTCCGCTCAAGCGAATCTCCCCGTCTTCCCCGACCTCGGCGACGAACGCGCAGGCATCGTAACAGTCAATCGGACACGCCGTCTTGACCTTCATCGACCGTTCCTCCCCTCTCCAAAACCGCACGAATCAGCCGTTCAAAGCGCGATCGCGGGATCAGGACACTGTGGCCGCAGCGCTGGCACTTGATGCGGATATCCATCCCCATGCGGATGATTTCCCAGCGGTTTTCGCCACACGCGTGCGGTTTTTTCATCCGGACGATGTCGCCAAGCCCAAACGAGACCGGCACGCGATCGCCTCCCCATCGTTACTCTACAGCAAGCTCGCCGCCCGTTGTTCCTTGCGCGTCCTCATTCTCGTGGAGCGCGCGGTCCAATTCCTCCTTGATGCGCTCGTGCGCCTCGCGCTCAATCTCGCCGTTTTTGGTGGGGGCACACACCGCGGTGGCCCGGATGACGAGATTCGTGTTGGAGACATCCTGCACGCCGAGGACCTGAACCGGCCCCGTCACCACGTCCGAGCGCTCCTCTTGGAGCCTGAGCAGCACGCGTTGCATGATGGATTTCACGAGATCCACGTCCACATCGTAGGGAACGGTGACGTCGATCACGGCCGTGGAATGCGTGCGCGAGTAGTTGGTCACGCTTGTGATCTGACCGTTGGGAATGACCTGAACCTCGCCTGTCCACGCCTGGATCCTGGTGAGACGGATGCCGATGGAAATCACCATGCCCTTGAACCCGTTGATCTGCACGATGTCTCCGACGCCATACTGGTCTTCGAACAGGATGAAAAGACCCGAAATCAGGTCTTTCACCAAGCTCTGCGCTCCAAATCCGACGGCTACGCCGACAATGCCCGCGCTCGCAAGGATGGCGGACACGTTGACGTGGAAGAGCGACAGAATTTCGACCACCAACACAAAGTATACCGTGTACCGGATGACGTTCGTGAACAGCGATTCAAGCGTCTTTCGTCGGCGCTCGTCCATCCTGGCGTGAAGAGACAACATGCGCCGCGTGATGCGAACACCGACGCGTATCAGGAATTGCGCCAGGGCGAAGAAGATGGCGATCCGGATGGCGTCCCAAATCACCACCTCGAGACTCGGGATGTCCGAAAGCGCCTTTTGTCGAATGTCCGCCCAAAGCGTCACCGCTCACCCTCCCGGCTCGTCTCATGATGTCCCATCATATCATAGTTCGAACCACGGGTAGGGCTTGAACGCCGCGAAGGATGAGGTCCAGGAGAGGGTTCGATTCGAGGGACTGGGGATGGCCAAACAGATTCAGAAGAACCGCGAGGGCGGGTGCAGCTTGGAGCATGGCCCAGACACCTGCGGACGCCCCGAACAATCCGCTCGCGAGTCGAGAGAACCAACCCGTCTCGAGCGGCTCGTCTTCGTCGAGCATCGCTTGTAAGAAACGATGGACACCCACAAACGAGCACCACACCGCGGCTCCCAGGAAGAGGGCCGTCATCCAGTCCAGCGCGTGAAGGGCCATCCATTGGGGCTGCGCGGACGGGATCGCGCGCTTGGAGAAGCCCGTCCCGAACACAGGGACATCCGCCCCCACGTGCTGCGCCATCCACGCCAGAACCGGCTGGGTGATGGAGAGATGCAGCACGAACCAAGGCGCGACCTGCGCGGCGGCGTACGTGCTGGCATAGAAACCTGCCGTGTACAGCAGAGCGACTTCTGCCGGTTGTGCCGCGATCCAAGCCGCGACCCAGAGAGCCCCCGCCAACAGGACAAGGTCGATCATACCATCCCCCCGCGCTTCTACTTCGCACCCTGTCAGGACAGGTATAGTCGATGATACGCAAACGTATACTGGGAATATTCCGTGCGAGGGGGAAATCGGGTGAATCGCTTGTCCACAGAGGCTTCGTTGCCGAGCGCTCAGCACTTAGGCGGCCGCGTCTCGATGGAAAGCCCGGATGCGGTGTCGGCCCTTGAACAGCAGCTCGATGCGGCGCTCGCGCAGTACGGTAGACTGCCGATGGTCATTGTTTGTGTGGGAACCGATCGTTCGACGGGAGACGCATTTGGCCCCATCGTGGGATCGCGCCTGACACGCAGCGTCAAGCTGGCTGGCGTGCACGTCCTGGGCACGCTGGATGAGCCCGTTCACGCCGTCAACCTGCAAGCGACGCTGCAGAGGATCGACGAGTGGTATCCGGTCAAGCCGTTCGTGATCGCCATTGACGCCTGTCTGGGAAAGTTTGATCACGTGGGTCAGATTGCGGTCGACGCAGGGCCGTTGCGCCCTGGCGCTGGCGTGAAGAAAGTCCTCCCGGAGTTTGGCGATCTGTGCATCACGGGCGTCGTGAACGTGTCGGGCTTCATGGAGTACTTCGTGCTGCAGAACACGCGGCTCGCCATTGTCATGCGAATGGCCGACATTGTCGCGGAAGCACTGACGGCAAGCCTCGTACGGTGGTACGATCGGCATCCGGCCATGAAATTGGGGATGTGACGGAAGCGTACGTCCTCACATCCCCATCATGGTGATTCGCTCAGGAGATCTGGGCTGTGGTTCGCCGTCGCGGTGCACCGCGGAGGGCTTCTTCGATGACCGCGCGCTCCTCTTCCGTCAACATATACGGAGAATCTCCCCCTTGCACTGGCTTTCCGTAGGTGACGGAATCCTCTCGCCCATAAATCGAGGTGATTACGACACCGTCGCCCTTCCCATCGATGAGCGCGACCGAGTAGCTGAGATCGCTGCCCACTTCGGCAAAAGCGTTGTAGCGCAGGATGGCGGGCGTGGAGACCTTGGACTGAAGCGCTTCTTCGACTATACGCAGGTGCTCCTCAGCTTCGCGCAGTTTCATTTCAAGTTTGCGAACCGCGTCTTTGGTCTCTTCGAAAACCCGCTCGAGGTCCGCTGCGCTCGTCACCTCTTTCAGCCGGTTGAACTTCCGCTTCAAGCGCGCGGAGCGCGATAGAGCGACGGACGCGATCACGAGACAGATGATCGCCAAGATGCCGCTGAACAGCGCGATGTCGAGCGCGTACGGCTGAAGAATAGAAAGCCCCATGGCCATTCGCTCCTTCTGCTACAACTGTCCGACACGATCCGCACGCAGTGACGGTCGGTAGTATGGCGAGTTCCCGAACCCTTATCACATGCCAATGGCTGGACGACGCTCACATGTGCGAGATGGCGTGAATCACCACCTTGACCATGGGCGCAATGACGATGGCGGGCAGCAGGTTTGGAACCGAGATTCTGCGCAGCCCCGCGAGCTGGATTCCGATGGCGACAATCAGAAGACCCCCTGCAGCGGTGATCGGTTCAATGACCAGTGGCGTGTCCAAGAAGCTTCCGAACAGATTCGAGATGAGTGCGATGAGACCTTGGTACACCAGAACCGGTATCGCGGCAAGCCCGACGCCTGGACCCAACGTGGAGGTCAGCACCACTGCGGAGAATCCATCAAGCACGGACTTTGCAAAGAGCGTCTTGTGATCGCCCTGCAACCCGTCCTGCACCGCGCCCACGATGGACATCGAGCCGACACAGAACAAAAGCGTTGCGGAAATAAAGCCCTGCGCGATCGGACCTCGGTACAGCCGGCGAAATCGCTCTTCCAACCGATGGGCCAGGCGCTCAAACCGCGCCTCGATTTTGAGAAGTTCGCCTGTCACCGCGCCCATCACGACGGAGAAGATGATCAGAACAATATCATTCATGTCGCTGAGCGCCATGCTGAGTCCAATGGCTATGACGCACAGCGCCACGCCGACCGTTACGGTCTCGCGCATGCGGTCCGGAATGCGCGGCAAAAAGTAGCCAATGGCTGTCCCCAACAAAATGGCGACGACGTCGACAATCGTACCGATAAGAAACATGGATTCACCTCGCGGCACAACATGGTGAGCCATTCCTCATGGAGCGTGCGCCAACATGAGGTCCATGATGCGCCGGAGATCGTCCTCCGAATAATAATCGATCTCGATCTTCCCCCGT from Alicyclobacillus acidocaldarius subsp. acidocaldarius DSM 446 carries:
- a CDS encoding single-stranded DNA-binding protein, whose amino-acid sequence is MLNRVILIGRLTADPELRYTNNGTAVASFTLAVDRMRSGPNGERQTDFINVVVWQKQAEIVAQYLQKGRLAAVDGRLQIRSYDNRDGQRVRVAEVVAETVRFLDRGPDQAQGSGYSAAGAQTRQQRPTPSSAPPFEDDPFADDSQLIDISEDDLPF
- the rpsR gene encoding 30S ribosomal protein S18, with translation MPRKGRGGKRRKVCQYCVDKIDYADYKDVARLSKFLTERGKILPRRITGNCARHQRQVTVAIKRARQVALLPYTTE
- the ychF gene encoding redox-regulated ATPase YchF; the encoded protein is MSLQAGIVGLPNVGKSTLFNAITKAGAEAANYPFCTIDPNVGVVEVPDPRLQVLADIVHPKRIVPTAFEFVDIAGLVKGASQGEGLGNRFLAHIREVDAIVHVVRCFENSDITHVAGTVDPLRDIDIINVELILADLETVAKRLDRARKNMKSGDKRFKIEVEALERIQAALESERPARSVELNEEEASILRDLHLLTAKPVLYAANVGEDDILDPSSNPYVQQVEARAKSEGSEVVVVCAQLESEVAELEGEDRDTFLRDLGLEEPGLHRLIRKAYQLLGLITFFTAGEPEVRAWTIRKGTKAPQAAGVIHSDFERGFIRAEVIAYDDLVAAGSFQAAREQGKIRLEGKDYVVQDGDVCYFRFNV
- a CDS encoding ATP-binding protein, with the protein product MRFRSLRVKLVMVYTLLILFAVELIGAYFVQALTSSLVRNQAQTARTQAQLMATLIAPELAPGARVSNSAVSNLLQSVPQFLNGTVYVLNQSGYVMYTTAGGALVGQKRIDSVATQALLHHTFAQSVRYDPLSKSHLLAVAVPVTLHGTYLGVLEYVLSIQSTYETIHQATTIFYTGSIAVLAIVMILGAIVARALTRPVMEVTRQAEVMARGDFSQRLEAMSNDEIGDLVASINHLADELEEAIAANRLEQERLRAVITSMGEGVIVLDSSGQVLMMNRAARQMLSQAAGGEEEAIRQLELDRLMQGDVATGVREVRVIGNTIFHVILTSVQRRGQVDGYVAVVRDVTEQEKLDQARRDFVSNVSHELRTPLTTVKSYLEVMRDLGDDEAETKREFLEVIARETDRMVRLTRDLLLLSGLDRGGPRSVEMRAIPVHGLLEGVVERFQLQAAKQELSLRVHLPQRRDVCVYGDEDMVNRVLDNVLSNALKYTPPGGRIEVRADVTAQHVTFIISDTGIGIPPEDLPHVFERFYRVEKGRSRRGGGTGLGLALAREMVERMGGEIRMESEPQRGTTVYVTLRRAEEDAV
- the rpsF gene encoding 30S ribosomal protein S6, which gives rise to MRQYETMYIVNPSLEAEQTAEVIQRYQSIVTDKGGQIDELQEIGKRRLAYEIDGHREGYYVLMKFTCDTETPKELERLMRIDDNVIRYLTVRVGE
- the dnaB gene encoding replicative DNA helicase; the encoded protein is MAAEETLWRDREAEAALRMPPHNLEAEQAVLGAMLISPDAVVEAMEILEADDFYRSAHQAIYRAIREVYEAGDPVDIITVASRLRTYGDVLDAVGGPEYLADLAAMMPTALHVVHYAEIVREKALLRRIISAGTRIAEAAYEPDASAMEVLADAERLVLELSQHQRTRDFTHISDVLQTTFERIEQLYESDGNITGVPTGYSDLDRMTSGFQKSDLIIVAARPSVGKTAFALNIAQNVAVRAGLPVAIFSLEMSKDQLVQRMLCAEAFIDGHKLRNGTLDDEDWPKLSMGVTTLSNSPIYIDDTPGITVPEMRSKLRRLKLEHGLGFVVIDYLQLIHGRRMAGENRQQEISDISRSLKQLARELEVPILALAQLSRSVEQRQDKRPMLSDIRESGSIEQDADVVAFLYRDDYYNPDTENPNVVEVIIAKQRNGPTGKIELVFLKNFNKFVNLERAHAEP
- the rplI gene encoding 50S ribosomal protein L9; protein product: MKVILLQDVKGQGKQGEIKEVSEGYARNFLFPRKLAEEATPQALKALEEKRRKEERLKAQELADAKALAQRLDNLKVTIRSQVGKDGRLFGAITTKHIADALKEQGFEVDKRKISLPDPIKSLGGHKVTIKLHPEVHVQILVYVEAE
- a CDS encoding response regulator, with product MPAHILVVEDEEPIANILRFALEREGYRVSCAYDGAEALERWRALQPDLILLDVMLPEVDGFDVLRAIRQASGVPVIILTAKDDEVDKVLGLELGADDYVTKPFSTRELVARVKANLRRASDVLREHKENERYVVQDLVIDLAEYTVTKAGQPIPLTHREFQVLAVLAAHPGRVFTRDQLVDQVWGSDYVGDTRAVDVTIRRLREKLEPDPSQPRYVLTRRGVGYYVRNE
- a CDS encoding MazG-like family protein, whose amino-acid sequence is MAVAESIEDVLMKRLRAVEHEQIDLLQQVVDVMRHAHTGNHAMFVESLAQVVGIAYVMAQELGIPPERLDREVVVALEGMPLDPESDRQQAAQEVVQYLKTRW